From one Alicyclobacillus acidocaldarius subsp. acidocaldarius Tc-4-1 genomic stretch:
- the prpB gene encoding methylisocitrate lyase, producing the protein MAWLVEEQPSQEELAKRFLGRIQEPRILKIPGAHDGLTARIAKQAGFEAIYLSGAAYTASRGLPDLGIVYSNEVAERAADLVRASGLPVLVDIDTGYGGVLNVARTAKEMVEARVAAVQIEDQVMPKKCGHLNGKKLVEPSEMVEKIRMLKTVAPTLVVVARSDAKSVEGLEALVERANRYVAAGADAVFPEALTTEEEFRYVAERVRVPLLANMTEFGKTPYYTADQFESWGYRMVIYPVTSVRVAAKAIERVFEAIQREGTQKSFLSEMQSREELYQTIRYFDYEALDEHIAKTVLEDSMKRADR; encoded by the coding sequence TTGGCGTGGCTGGTGGAAGAGCAACCTAGCCAGGAGGAATTGGCCAAGCGGTTCCTGGGGCGCATTCAGGAACCGCGGATCCTCAAAATTCCCGGCGCGCACGACGGGCTGACGGCGCGGATCGCCAAGCAGGCGGGGTTTGAAGCCATCTACCTGTCCGGCGCGGCGTACACCGCGAGCCGTGGGCTGCCGGATCTCGGCATCGTCTACTCGAACGAAGTGGCCGAGCGCGCGGCCGATCTCGTCCGAGCCTCCGGCCTGCCGGTGCTCGTCGATATCGACACCGGGTACGGCGGCGTGCTGAACGTGGCGCGCACCGCGAAGGAGATGGTCGAGGCGCGCGTGGCGGCGGTTCAGATTGAGGATCAGGTCATGCCCAAGAAGTGCGGGCACTTGAACGGCAAGAAGCTCGTCGAACCGTCCGAGATGGTGGAGAAGATCCGCATGCTGAAGACCGTGGCGCCGACGCTTGTGGTGGTGGCGCGATCCGACGCCAAAAGCGTGGAAGGACTCGAAGCGCTCGTGGAGCGCGCGAATCGGTATGTGGCGGCAGGCGCGGACGCCGTGTTCCCGGAGGCCTTGACGACGGAAGAGGAGTTCCGCTATGTTGCGGAGCGGGTTCGTGTTCCGCTGCTCGCGAACATGACGGAATTCGGGAAGACGCCTTACTACACCGCGGACCAGTTTGAGTCGTGGGGCTATCGCATGGTCATTTACCCCGTGACGAGCGTCCGCGTGGCCGCCAAAGCCATTGAGCGCGTTTTCGAAGCGATTCAGCGAGAGGGGACGCAGAAGTCGTTCCTGTCGGAGATGCAGTCGCGCGAGGAGCTGTACCAAACCATCCGCTACTTCGATTACGAGGCGCTCGACGAGCACATCGCCAAGACGGTGCTCGAGGATTCGATGAAGCGCGCGGACCGATGA
- the ilvA gene encoding threonine ammonia-lyase, with amino-acid sequence MQDRSLPTLEDIERARERIRGSALYTPLDYSETFSRLSDNEVYLKLENLQKTGSFKLRGALNKITALAEMGTLAGVVAASAGNHAQGVAYAARGRGVPCTIVMPEGASLAKIMATQRYGARVVLHGDDYDAAYGHASEIAMREGLTYIHAFDDPDIIAGQGTIGLEIAEQLPDVSAVIVPMGGGGLAAGIAIALKSLRPDVKIYGVQAKAVPAFRHALDLGAIETVPGEPTIADGIAVRRPGALTFEAAKRYIDDVMVVEEDEIARAMILLMERSKLVVEGAAATTIAAVLGKKVPAGLGKVVAVLSGGNVDVVVLSRIIEHGLVESGRYLRLAVTIQDRVGALRDLLDIVARLRANVLTVHHQRVGSHIHLGQTEVEIDLETRDHAHIRLICDTLRQAGYEPVIRD; translated from the coding sequence TTGCAGGATCGGTCGCTACCCACCTTGGAGGATATCGAACGGGCGAGAGAGCGGATTCGAGGGAGCGCGCTGTATACGCCGCTCGACTACTCCGAGACGTTTTCGCGCCTGTCCGACAACGAGGTTTATCTCAAACTGGAGAACTTGCAAAAGACGGGATCGTTCAAGCTGCGCGGCGCGCTGAACAAGATCACGGCGCTGGCGGAGATGGGCACCCTCGCTGGCGTCGTCGCTGCGTCCGCGGGCAATCACGCTCAGGGCGTCGCCTATGCGGCGCGAGGGCGCGGCGTTCCATGCACCATCGTGATGCCGGAAGGGGCGAGCCTCGCCAAAATTATGGCCACGCAGCGGTACGGGGCGCGCGTGGTGCTCCACGGCGACGACTACGACGCCGCATACGGTCACGCGAGCGAGATCGCCATGCGCGAGGGCCTCACCTACATTCATGCGTTTGACGATCCCGACATTATCGCTGGCCAAGGCACGATCGGGCTCGAAATTGCGGAGCAATTGCCGGACGTGAGCGCGGTCATCGTGCCGATGGGGGGCGGCGGTCTCGCGGCGGGGATCGCCATCGCGCTCAAATCGCTGCGCCCTGACGTGAAAATCTACGGCGTTCAGGCAAAGGCCGTGCCGGCATTTCGCCACGCGCTCGATCTCGGCGCCATCGAGACCGTTCCGGGCGAGCCGACCATCGCGGACGGCATCGCGGTGAGGCGGCCCGGTGCGCTGACGTTCGAGGCTGCGAAGCGGTACATCGACGACGTGATGGTCGTGGAGGAGGACGAGATCGCCCGCGCGATGATTTTGCTCATGGAGCGCTCGAAGCTCGTGGTGGAGGGTGCGGCGGCCACCACCATCGCGGCGGTGCTGGGGAAAAAGGTGCCGGCGGGGCTCGGCAAGGTGGTGGCTGTGCTGTCCGGTGGCAACGTCGACGTGGTGGTGCTGTCGCGGATCATCGAACACGGGCTTGTGGAATCGGGGCGTTACCTGCGCCTCGCCGTGACGATTCAGGACCGCGTGGGCGCGCTCCGCGATCTGCTCGACATTGTCGCCCGGCTCCGCGCGAACGTACTCACGGTGCACCATCAGCGGGTGGGATCGCACATCCACCTCGGGCAGACGGAGGTCGAGATCGACCTTGAGACGCGCGATCACGCCCACATTCGCCTGATCTGCGACACGCTGCGCCAGGCGGGGTACGAGCCGGTCATCCGCGATTGA